Proteins from a genomic interval of Anatilimnocola floriformis:
- a CDS encoding Rne/Rng family ribonuclease, with protein MKSEMLVNVSQPEECRIAIVEDGQLEELYIERASADNYVGNIYRGRIVNLEPSIQAAFVDFGVGRNGFLHISDVEAQYFRQGGFDPAEAMMGGRNADIDTGEDDNGGEEGEEGEERPRQQRQQRHRRPPRGGRPRVKPPIQEIFRRGDEVLVQVIKEGIGTKGPTLSTYISIPGRYLVLMPALGRVGVSRKIEDDQLRRQLRDTLLELNPPKGLGFIVRTAGQDRAKKELSRDMAYLLRLWKVIARRLKKTNGPGVIYEESDMIIRTIRDIFTADIDSIYIDQPDAYERAKEFLQLVMPRHVNRLQLYDGREPLFHKYKLDEEIAGIHKRKVPLRGGGSIVIDQTEALVAIDVNSGNFRTGDDAETSAFKLNVSAAKEIARQLRLRDLGGVVVNDFIDMRREKHRRGVERALRDAMRRDRARTKILRTSPFGLIEMTRQRIRPSLKTSVYSDCPCCTGRGVVKTPESMAIEVVRLLMLSSQQPKIARVTVKVSEAVGAYLNNKKRREIMRLEDDANMTVQILTSSSFFPEHLEVELRDVEGREMTPPV; from the coding sequence ATGAAGAGCGAAATGTTGGTCAATGTCTCGCAGCCCGAGGAGTGCCGCATTGCCATCGTTGAAGATGGCCAATTGGAAGAGCTGTATATCGAGCGGGCGAGTGCTGACAATTACGTCGGCAATATCTACCGCGGCCGGATCGTGAATCTCGAGCCGAGCATTCAAGCGGCGTTCGTCGACTTTGGCGTCGGTCGCAACGGCTTTTTGCACATCAGCGATGTCGAAGCCCAATATTTCCGTCAGGGCGGTTTCGATCCTGCCGAAGCCATGATGGGTGGTCGCAATGCCGACATCGACACCGGCGAAGACGACAACGGCGGTGAAGAAGGAGAAGAGGGCGAAGAACGTCCTCGCCAACAACGGCAGCAACGCCATCGTCGTCCGCCCCGCGGTGGCCGGCCGCGCGTGAAGCCGCCGATCCAAGAAATCTTCCGCCGCGGCGACGAAGTGCTCGTGCAAGTCATCAAGGAAGGGATCGGCACGAAGGGTCCAACCCTGTCGACCTACATCAGCATCCCCGGTCGTTACCTGGTGCTGATGCCGGCGCTCGGCCGCGTGGGTGTTTCGCGCAAGATTGAAGACGATCAACTCCGCCGCCAACTGCGCGATACCCTGCTGGAACTCAACCCGCCGAAGGGGCTCGGTTTCATCGTCCGCACGGCCGGTCAAGATCGGGCGAAGAAGGAACTGTCGCGCGACATGGCCTACTTGCTGCGGCTGTGGAAGGTGATCGCTCGCCGGCTGAAGAAGACGAACGGGCCGGGGGTGATCTACGAAGAAAGCGACATGATCATCCGCACGATCCGCGACATCTTCACTGCGGATATCGATTCGATCTACATCGACCAACCCGATGCTTATGAGCGAGCCAAGGAATTTTTGCAGCTCGTCATGCCGCGGCACGTCAATCGGCTGCAACTGTACGATGGCCGCGAGCCGTTGTTCCATAAGTACAAGCTCGATGAAGAAATCGCCGGCATTCACAAGCGGAAAGTTCCGCTCCGTGGCGGCGGTTCGATCGTCATCGATCAAACCGAAGCCCTCGTGGCCATCGACGTGAACAGCGGTAACTTCCGCACCGGCGATGATGCCGAAACGAGCGCGTTCAAGTTGAACGTCTCGGCTGCAAAAGAAATCGCTCGTCAGCTCCGGCTGCGCGATCTCGGCGGCGTGGTGGTGAACGACTTCATCGACATGCGGCGCGAAAAGCATCGCCGCGGTGTGGAGCGGGCCCTTCGCGATGCGATGCGCCGCGACCGCGCTCGCACGAAGATTCTCCGCACCAGCCCCTTCGGCTTGATCGAAATGACGCGCCAGCGCATTCGCCCGAGCTTGAAGACCAGCGTCTACAGCGATTGCCCCTGCTGCACCGGCCGCGGCGTGGTGAAGACACCCGAGAGCATGGCCATCGAAGTGGTTCGCCTGCTGATGCTCTCCAGCCAACAGCCCAAGATCGCCCGCGTGACCGTAAAGGTCAGCGAAGCCGTCGGCGCGTACTTGAACAATAAGAAGCGCCGCGAAATCATGCGGCTCGAAGACGACGCCAACATGACGGTGCAAATCCTCACCTCGTCAAGCTTCTTCCCCGAGCACCTTGAGGTGGAACTCCGCGACGTCGAAGGCCGCGAGATGACACCGCCGGTGTAA